A stretch of Gemmatimonadota bacterium DNA encodes these proteins:
- a CDS encoding SDR family NAD(P)-dependent oxidoreductase produces MQSKKTILITGATDGIGRALAKIYRTRGNRLILVGRRPLDTLNDPLYTKDTYCRADLSQDKCAERVCEFLNAQKIDTIDLAIQNAGTGYFGPISEQSAESIRDITAVNLMAPLRLTHALIPYLQANGKLVLIGSITHAFPCPDYAVYAASKEALNTLGRNLQIEGDINVQIIHPGATRTGLHRKIGIDNEKTKEFPSAERIAQKITRVIDGRRFIATIGWQNAWARFLGRYCEGIVNAMVRTT; encoded by the coding sequence CGGCGCAACAGACGGGATTGGCCGGGCACTTGCAAAAATCTATCGGACGCGCGGAAATCGGTTAATACTGGTAGGCAGACGCCCACTGGACACACTCAATGATCCGTTATACACCAAAGACACATATTGTCGCGCAGACCTATCGCAGGACAAGTGTGCAGAACGGGTATGCGAATTTCTAAACGCGCAAAAAATCGACACCATAGATCTGGCCATTCAAAATGCTGGCACTGGATATTTTGGACCCATATCAGAACAAAGCGCGGAAAGCATTCGAGACATCACAGCAGTCAACTTGATGGCCCCCTTGCGCTTGACACACGCCCTCATTCCATACCTGCAAGCCAATGGAAAACTCGTACTCATCGGCTCAATCACACATGCCTTCCCCTGTCCCGATTACGCCGTGTACGCAGCCAGCAAAGAAGCCCTCAACACCCTGGGACGCAATTTGCAAATCGAGGGCGACATAAATGTACAGATCATTCACCCGGGAGCAACGCGCACAGGCTTGCATCGAAAAATTGGCATAGACAATGAAAAGACAAAGGAATTCCCATCCGCAGAAAGGATCGCCCAAAAAATCACACGGGTGATAGATGGACGGCGTTTTATCGCGACAATTGGGTGGCAAAACGCATGGGCGCGATTTTTGGGACGCTACTGCGAAGGCATAGTCAACGCCATGGTGCGAACAACGTGA
- a CDS encoding SDR family NAD(P)-dependent oxidoreductase: MKHAVITGVAHGIGKALAHRFAQAGYTITSVDIDAAGAARVERELDARFVIADLRSEADTARVISELLQGKPIDVLIHNAGINAVGRFSKISIEAQEQLIAVNFYAPMLITAALLKADQITKGASIAFISSLSHYTSYPGAATYAATKSGLASYARSLSIALAPQNIHVTTVFPGPTRTAHARRHSPHNTREEKRMPPETLAHHIFRGIKKKKHLIVPGAANRTLALLGKWCPPLMEYAMRKVILEKL; encoded by the coding sequence GTGAAACACGCAGTCATTACAGGCGTAGCGCATGGAATTGGCAAAGCACTTGCCCATCGCTTCGCACAGGCGGGATATACCATAACGAGCGTGGATATAGATGCTGCGGGCGCAGCGAGAGTCGAACGAGAACTGGATGCGCGATTTGTCATTGCAGACCTGCGCTCAGAAGCGGACACCGCACGCGTAATCTCCGAACTGCTCCAGGGAAAACCCATTGATGTATTGATCCACAACGCGGGCATCAACGCCGTGGGACGATTCTCTAAAATAAGCATAGAAGCTCAAGAACAACTAATCGCCGTAAACTTCTACGCACCGATGCTAATCACAGCCGCATTACTCAAAGCTGACCAGATCACAAAAGGCGCGTCCATAGCCTTCATCTCTTCCCTTTCCCACTACACGAGCTATCCGGGTGCTGCAACTTATGCCGCGACCAAAAGCGGATTGGCCTCCTACGCACGCAGTTTATCCATCGCTCTCGCGCCGCAGAATATTCACGTCACAACAGTTTTTCCCGGCCCAACGCGCACAGCCCATGCGCGGCGTCACAGCCCGCACAACACACGCGAAGAAAAACGCATGCCACCCGAAACATTGGCGCACCACATCTTTCGAGGCATAAAAAAGAAAAAACACCTCATCGTACCAGGCGCAGCCAATCGAACACTCGCCCTCCTGGGCAAATGGTGCCCGCCCCTGATGGAATATGCGATGCGTAAGGTGATCCTGGAAAAGTTGTGA
- a CDS encoding chlorite dismutase family protein codes for MHHSSESKEKLDILEHGAPVDGKPQTSDRRLYMQLQVFTGVRDVDAVSEALDQSGLNAALYLDVQDPCGIGIVFLTESPDLFVTDIRALLNSDPFAVCTRRPELAMFGRTYATGYEPDLEYALIDRPRDNVLNPEWPWAIWYPLRRNGAFARLDHREQRKILMEHASIGRAYGREDYAHDIRLASYGLDTDDNDFVIGLIGAELYPLSRVVQDMRKTQQTALYVESLGPFFVGKKR; via the coding sequence GTGCATCATTCCTCTGAATCAAAAGAAAAACTCGATATCCTCGAACACGGCGCGCCTGTTGATGGGAAACCGCAAACGAGTGATCGACGGCTTTACATGCAGTTACAGGTTTTCACGGGTGTCAGGGATGTCGATGCTGTATCTGAGGCGCTCGATCAAAGCGGTCTCAATGCCGCGCTCTATCTCGATGTGCAAGATCCCTGCGGCATTGGCATTGTTTTTTTGACCGAATCGCCGGATTTGTTTGTGACGGATATTCGCGCGTTGCTCAATAGCGATCCATTCGCTGTCTGTACACGTCGTCCTGAACTTGCGATGTTTGGGCGCACGTATGCCACGGGTTATGAGCCAGATCTCGAATATGCCCTTATTGACCGACCGCGAGACAATGTGCTCAATCCCGAATGGCCCTGGGCGATCTGGTATCCACTGCGTCGCAATGGGGCTTTTGCTCGTCTCGATCACAGAGAGCAACGCAAAATTTTGATGGAGCACGCTTCTATTGGGCGCGCTTATGGACGCGAAGATTATGCGCACGATATTCGCCTGGCCAGCTATGGCCTCGATACCGATGACAATGATTTTGTCATTGGTTTGATCGGTGCAGAACTCTATCCGCTCTCTCGCGTTGTGCAGGATATGAGAAAGACCCAGCAAACCGCACTTTATGTCGAATCTTTGGGGCCTTTTTTTGTGGGAAAAAAACGATAG